AAGGGACAGTCTTATGAACTGATTGCCGGGGAGCGTCGTTTACGGAGCGCCCGGAACTTAAGCTTAAAGACCGTGCCGGTTCTAGTCCGTAAAGCTGATGCGCAAAAAAAATTAGAATTGGCGTTAATTGAAAATTTACAACGCGAAAATTTAAACCCCGTTGAAACCTCCTGGGCTTACGATAAGTTAATGACAGAATTTAATTTATCTCAAGAGGCGGTGGCCAAAAGAGTAGGGAAGGCCAGGTCGACAGTGGCTAATTCTTTACGTCTTTTAAGTTTACCGGAGGAAATTAAGACGGCTTTGGCTCAAAAACGTTTAAGTGAAGCGCATGCCAAATATTTATTAGGTTTGGAGAGTGAAGCTCAGCAGTTAAATGTCTTTCGAAAAATTCTCCGTCAAAATCTAACCGTCGCTGATACTAATCAATTAATTCGCCGACTTGGTGGCACAAAAGAGGCCCGAGTAAAAGAAGCTTCTTTGATAGATAAAGAGCAGCGGTTAATCAAGGCTTTAGGAACGAAGGTGACGATTGAAAAAAAAGTGAACGGTGGTCGGATAGTTATTAATTTTTATAGCGACGAAGAGTTGGGGGGGCTGATAAAACGTTTAAGTACCGAATAATTTTTCGCTGTTAAGCCCGCTAAAAGCGGGCTTTTTTTGAATTTTAAAAAGATTTGAAAAGAGTGGTTTAAGTTGGTATATTAGAAGGGGTAGTTTTTATTTTTTATATTTTTACATGTCTTTTGTCCACCTCCACAATCATACTCATTTTTCGCTCTTAGACGGTTTAACTAAGATTGATGAATTAATAGAAAAAGCTAAAAGCGAGGGGTCTCCCGCCGTCGCCATTACTGATCACGGTGTTCTCTATGGCGCTATTGAGTTTTATCAGAAGTGTAAAAAAACCGGCATTAAGCCGATTATTGGTGTTGAGACCTATGTTGCGCCGCGGAGCCGTTTTGATAAGTTAGGCCGGAGCGATGCTAAAAATTATCACTTAATACTGTGGGCGGAAAATAATACCGGTTACCATAATTTAATTGAACTGATCTCCGCCGCTCATCTGGAGGGTTATTATTATAAACCGCGCGTCGACTGGGATTTATTAACTCGCTATCACGAAGGGGTAATTGCGGCATCTGCTTGTCTAGGCGGAGAGTTAGCGCAGATGATTTTAGCCGGCGATGAGGCGGGGGCGAAAAAAAGAGCGCAAGAGTACAATGAGCTTTTTGGGCAAGGAAATTATTATTTAGAAATCATGGATCACCCCGAACTGGAGGGGCAAGCCAAGGTTAATGAAACTTTAATTCGCTTCTCTAAAGAATTAAACATTCCTCTGGTAGCGACTAATGATGTCCATTATCTAAAAAAGGAAGACGCGGAAGCGCAAGATATTTTATTGTGTTTGCAAAACAAAAAGAAACTGGCCGATAAGGATCGCATGTCCATGTTCGGTATGGGCGATTATTCCTTCCGCTCGGTCGCCTCAATGAAAGAGGCTTTTAAAGACACTCCAGAAGCAATTTTAAATACCTTAAAGATCGCGGACCGCTGCAATGTAGAAATTGATCTCGGGCATACGCAGTTGCCGCACTTTGAAGTGCCAGCCGGTTTTGATGGTGATTCTTACCTGCGACACTTGTCTGAAGAAGGTATTGCCGAGCGCTATCCAGGATTAAAACTGGACTCGGATGCCGCCCAGCCGATTTTAGAGCGCATGAATTATGAGTTATCGGTGATTGCTAAGATGGGCTGGCCGGATTACTTTTTAATTGTCGCTGATTTCGTTAATTGGGCTAAAGATAATGGTATTGTGGTCGGTCCGGGGCGCGGCAGCGCGGCTGGATCCTTGGTTTGTTTTTTAATTGGGATTACCAATATTGATCCTTTAAAATATAATTTACTTTTTGAGCGCTTCTTAAACCCCGATCGTATTTCGATGCCGGATATTGATATGGATTTCTCCGATGTTCGTCGCAACGATGTTTTGGCCTATGTTTCTAATAAGTATGGCTCTGATCATGTGGCCCAAATTATTACTTTCGGAACGATGGCGGCGCGGGCAGCGGTGCGTGATGTCGGGCGAGT
This window of the Candidatus Parcubacteria bacterium genome carries:
- a CDS encoding ParB/RepB/Spo0J family partition protein (Derived by automated computational analysis using gene prediction method: Protein Homology. GO_function: GO:0003677 - DNA binding [Evidence IEA]; GO_process: GO:0000910 - cytokinesis [Evidence IEA]; GO_process: GO:0007059 - chromosome segregation [Evidence IEA]), translated to MASNLGRGLESLIPKKTPQHLPSSALSEAGAPLLAPTGEQILELDPELIAINPWQPRQEFAPGALDDLMNSIKEHGIIQPLIVTKKGQSYELIAGERRLRSARNLSLKTVPVLVRKADAQKKLELALIENLQRENLNPVETSWAYDKLMTEFNLSQEAVAKRVGKARSTVANSLRLLSLPEEIKTALAQKRLSEAHAKYLLGLESEAQQLNVFRKILRQNLTVADTNQLIRRLGGTKEARVKEASLIDKEQRLIKALGTKVTIEKKVNGGRIVINFYSDEELGGLIKRLSTE